The following are from one region of the Sphingopyxis sp. MWB1 genome:
- a CDS encoding class I SAM-dependent methyltransferase has protein sequence MEEIAAARKRTVADYMAAANAYYYATRDPLGAAGDFTTAPEISQMFGEMIGIWIADLWSRAGKPPFYYVELGPGRGTLAADALRVMARFGAKPLGVQLVETSPALRAAQLARVPGARHHDEVDSLPDDAPLIIVANEFFDALPIHQYVATEEGWRERMVERQGESLVPVAGEVSADDAIPAPLRASAPGTIVETAPVSAAIMQRCAFRLARQGGAMLAIDYGYSGPAAGDSLQAVKAHRFADPFADPGEVDLTAHVDFTPLAEVARAAGARPFGPVEQGEWLRAMGIDARLVSLSAAAPDRADELAGQRDRLTGANAMGRLFKALALTAPDWPAPAGFPPDRKD, from the coding sequence ATGGAGGAGATTGCAGCGGCGCGAAAGCGGACCGTCGCCGATTATATGGCGGCGGCCAATGCCTATTATTATGCGACCCGCGACCCGCTGGGCGCCGCCGGTGACTTCACCACCGCGCCCGAAATCAGCCAGATGTTCGGCGAGATGATCGGCATCTGGATCGCAGACCTGTGGAGCCGCGCGGGAAAGCCGCCCTTTTATTATGTCGAGCTGGGCCCCGGCCGGGGGACGCTCGCCGCCGATGCGCTGCGCGTCATGGCGCGCTTTGGCGCCAAGCCGCTGGGGGTGCAACTGGTCGAAACCAGCCCGGCGCTGCGCGCGGCACAATTGGCGCGGGTTCCGGGTGCGCGTCACCATGATGAGGTGGATAGCCTGCCTGATGATGCGCCGCTGATCATCGTCGCCAATGAATTTTTCGACGCGCTGCCCATTCATCAATATGTCGCCACCGAAGAGGGCTGGCGTGAGCGCATGGTCGAGCGGCAAGGCGAGAGCCTTGTCCCGGTCGCAGGCGAGGTGTCCGCCGACGACGCCATCCCCGCGCCGCTGCGCGCCAGTGCGCCGGGCACCATCGTCGAGACCGCACCCGTGTCGGCGGCGATCATGCAGCGATGCGCCTTTCGCCTTGCGCGGCAGGGCGGCGCGATGCTGGCCATCGACTATGGCTATAGCGGCCCGGCGGCGGGCGACAGTTTGCAGGCGGTGAAGGCGCATCGCTTTGCCGATCCCTTTGCCGATCCGGGCGAAGTGGACCTGACCGCCCATGTCGATTTCACCCCGCTGGCCGAGGTCGCGCGCGCGGCAGGCGCCCGTCCCTTTGGCCCGGTGGAGCAAGGCGAGTGGCTGCGCGCCATGGGCATCGACGCCCGGCTCGTCAGCCTGTCCGCCGCCGCGCCGGACCGCGCCGACGAATTGGCGGGGCAGCGCGACCGGCTGACCGGCGCCAATGCCATGGGGCGCCTGTTCAAGGCGCTCGCCCTCACCGCCCCCGACTGGCCCGCGCCTGCGGGCTTTCCCCCTGACAGGAAAGACTGA
- a CDS encoding cystathionine gamma-synthase family protein translates to MASIDNNELTGTPARRKPKEDVTEIGGRALSPSTLMMGYGYDPMLSEGSLKPPIFLTSTFAFESAAAGKRHFEGITGKRPGGAEGLVYSRFNGPNQEILEARLGVWEQAEDALVFSSGMSAIATLLLAHVSMNDVIVHSGPLYAATETLIARILSRFGATYVDFPAEASREEMDDILIRAKEMAASQGGKVAMVYLESPANPTNALVDVQAMRAAVNAAFAADDRPPIAIDNTFLGPLWSKPLAHGADIVLYSLTKYAGGHSDLVAGGVLGSKHWLGPIRMMRNTIGTICDPNTAWMLLRSLETVELRMSRAGENAEKVCAFLKNHPKVDGLGYLGFLDDGPQKDIFRRHCTGAGSTFSLFIKGGEEESFRFLDALKIAKLAVSLGGTETLASHPAAMTHLSVPDERKKALGITDNLVRISIGIENADDLIADFDQALAAV, encoded by the coding sequence ATGGCCAGCATCGACAATAATGAACTCACCGGCACGCCCGCGCGGCGCAAGCCCAAGGAGGATGTGACCGAAATCGGCGGCCGCGCCCTGTCGCCCTCGACGCTGATGATGGGTTATGGCTATGACCCCATGCTGTCCGAAGGATCGCTGAAGCCGCCGATCTTTCTGACCTCCACCTTTGCCTTTGAAAGCGCAGCCGCGGGCAAGCGCCATTTTGAAGGCATCACCGGCAAGCGCCCCGGCGGCGCCGAAGGCCTGGTTTATTCGCGCTTTAACGGACCCAATCAGGAGATTTTGGAGGCGCGCCTCGGCGTCTGGGAACAAGCAGAGGATGCGCTGGTTTTTTCGAGCGGCATGTCGGCCATCGCCACCCTGCTGCTCGCCCATGTCAGCATGAATGATGTGATCGTGCATTCGGGGCCGCTGTATGCCGCGACCGAGACGCTGATCGCGCGCATTCTGTCGCGCTTTGGAGCCACCTATGTCGACTTTCCCGCCGAAGCCTCGCGCGAGGAAATGGACGATATTCTGATCCGTGCCAAGGAGATGGCGGCGAGCCAGGGCGGAAAGGTGGCGATGGTATATCTGGAAAGCCCCGCCAATCCGACCAATGCGCTGGTCGATGTGCAGGCGATGCGCGCCGCAGTGAACGCCGCCTTTGCCGCCGATGACCGCCCGCCCATCGCCATCGACAATACGTTTCTGGGGCCGCTCTGGTCCAAGCCGCTCGCCCATGGCGCCGACATCGTGCTTTACAGCCTGACCAAATATGCGGGCGGACACAGCGATCTGGTCGCGGGCGGTGTGCTGGGGTCAAAGCATTGGCTCGGCCCCATTCGCATGATGCGCAACACCATCGGGACCATCTGTGACCCCAACACCGCCTGGATGCTGCTGCGGTCGCTGGAAACGGTCGAACTGCGGATGAGCCGCGCGGGCGAAAATGCCGAAAAGGTCTGCGCTTTTCTGAAAAACCACCCCAAGGTCGACGGGCTGGGCTATCTCGGCTTTCTTGATGACGGCCCGCAAAAGGATATTTTCCGGCGCCATTGCACCGGCGCGGGGTCAACCTTTTCGCTGTTCATCAAGGGCGGCGAGGAGGAAAGCTTCCGCTTTCTCGACGCGCTCAAAATCGCGAAGCTGGCGGTGAGCCTCGGCGGGACCGAGACGCTGGCGAGCCATCCGGCAGCGATGACGCATTTGTCGGTTCCCGATGAACGCAAGAAAGCACTGGGCATCACCGACAATCTGGTGCGCATCTCCATCGGCATCGAAAATGCCGATGATCTGATCGCCGATTTCGACCAGGCGCTGGCGGCGGTTTAG
- the pgeF gene encoding peptidoglycan editing factor PgeF codes for MTPPFTTAAPLAGIPHGFFGRQGGVSDGELASLNCGLGSDDDPALIAENRRRVADSLLPGAALAGLYQVHGNRCVILDESSNLSARPEADAMATRAPGLLLGILTADCVPVLFSDRAAGVVGAAHAGWKGALAGVTDSTLDAMETLGARREHIAAAIGPCIGRASYEVDDAFVQRFVADDPGNEHFFAAGARAGHAMFDIAAYVAARLARAGVATVAIDGADTYAEAETYYSYRRACHRQENSYGRQLSVIGVGGKQGG; via the coding sequence GTGACCCCGCCCTTCACCACCGCCGCGCCGCTCGCGGGGATTCCGCACGGATTTTTCGGACGGCAGGGCGGCGTTTCAGATGGAGAGCTGGCCTCGCTCAACTGCGGGCTAGGGTCGGATGATGATCCGGCGCTGATCGCCGAAAACCGCCGCCGCGTGGCGGACAGCCTGTTGCCGGGCGCGGCGCTGGCGGGGCTGTATCAGGTGCATGGCAATCGCTGTGTCATTCTGGATGAAAGCAGCAACCTGTCGGCGCGGCCCGAAGCCGATGCGATGGCGACGCGCGCACCGGGACTACTGCTCGGCATTTTGACCGCCGATTGCGTTCCCGTGCTGTTTTCCGACCGCGCGGCCGGGGTCGTCGGCGCCGCCCATGCGGGGTGGAAGGGCGCGCTTGCCGGGGTGACCGACAGCACATTGGACGCGATGGAGACGCTGGGGGCGCGGCGCGAGCATATCGCCGCCGCCATCGGCCCCTGCATTGGCCGCGCCTCCTATGAGGTTGACGATGCCTTTGTGCAGCGTTTCGTCGCGGACGATCCGGGGAATGAGCATTTCTTCGCTGCCGGCGCGCGCGCGGGTCATGCCATGTTCGACATTGCCGCCTATGTCGCCGCGCGGCTTGCGCGTGCAGGCGTGGCAACGGTTGCCATCGACGGCGCGGATACCTACGCCGAGGCAGAGACATATTATAGCTATCGCCGGGCATGCCACAGGCAGGAAAACAGCTATGGCCGCCAACTATCGGTGATCGGCGTGGGAGGGAAACAGGGCGGATGA
- a CDS encoding ABC transporter ATP-binding protein → MSEEEQELLEQEQAAADAVRPDHFEIAIRIRNLCNQFGDAVVHEGLDLDVRSGEILGVVGGSGTGKSVLMRSIIGLQTPTSGEIEVYGKTLDTISNEEESRDLRRRWGVMFQGGALFSTLSVAENIQVPLREYYPRLDEKLLDEIAAYKVAMVGLPPDAGPKYPAELSGGMVKRAGLARALALDPALLFLDEPTAGLDPIGAAKFDALIRELADTMGLTVFLITHDLDSLYATCDRVAVLAEKKVIAVGTIPELLATEHPWIQEYFNGPRGRAAAGGNLTQGRQDRKN, encoded by the coding sequence ATGAGCGAAGAAGAACAGGAATTGCTGGAACAGGAGCAGGCCGCGGCCGATGCCGTGCGTCCCGACCATTTCGAGATAGCCATCCGTATCCGCAATCTATGCAACCAGTTCGGCGACGCCGTCGTCCATGAGGGGCTGGATCTTGACGTGCGTTCGGGCGAGATATTGGGCGTCGTGGGCGGGTCCGGCACCGGCAAATCGGTGCTGATGCGCTCGATCATCGGGCTGCAAACGCCGACGTCAGGCGAGATTGAAGTTTATGGCAAAACGCTCGACACCATCTCCAATGAAGAGGAATCGCGCGACCTGCGCCGCCGCTGGGGCGTGATGTTTCAGGGGGGCGCACTGTTTTCCACGCTCAGCGTCGCGGAAAATATCCAGGTTCCGCTGCGCGAATATTATCCGCGGCTCGATGAAAAGCTGCTCGACGAAATCGCCGCCTACAAAGTGGCGATGGTCGGTCTTCCTCCCGATGCCGGTCCCAAATATCCGGCCGAATTGTCGGGCGGCATGGTCAAGCGCGCAGGCCTTGCGCGTGCGCTGGCGCTCGACCCCGCGCTGCTTTTTCTCGACGAGCCTACAGCGGGGCTGGACCCGATTGGTGCGGCAAAGTTCGACGCCCTGATCCGTGAACTGGCTGACACAATGGGGCTGACCGTCTTCCTGATCACCCATGATCTGGATTCGCTTTACGCCACCTGCGACCGGGTCGCGGTGCTGGCGGAAAAGAAGGTCATCGCAGTGGGGACGATACCCGAACTGCTGGCGACCGAGCATCCCTGGATACAGGAATATTTCAATGGCCCGCGCGGACGCGCCGCGGCGGGCGGCAATCTGACGCAAGGGCGTCAGGATAGGAAAAACTGA
- a CDS encoding ABC transporter permease encodes MVARADFDYDEGPGGAEVRFTGRLTLARLGDVPDRLDALGSITRLDLSAIDRIDTVGAWIVTRTARAQGAEISGASPAAQQLLDALATDTSEFRVRPDQRPMLYRMLEQVGSASVAIWNELVGIVDFFGAMVVALFHQIRARRRLRWNAIVTRFQAVGVDALPIIGLMSFLIGIVIAQQGAVQLRQFGLEVFTINLVGRASIRELGLLMTAIMVAGRSGSAFAAQIGTMKLTEEVDAMRTIGVSPMEAIVLPRVAASTITMPLLGFYASICAVIGGGAFCWVGLEIPPLTYIQRLREIIPMTDVWIMLIKAPVFGILIGVTGCYEGMQVRQNAEEVGSRTTSAVVAAIFLVIVLDAMFAVFFSSIGWN; translated from the coding sequence ATGGTAGCACGTGCAGACTTTGACTATGACGAGGGACCCGGCGGCGCAGAGGTCCGTTTTACGGGCCGGCTGACGCTCGCGCGGCTGGGCGATGTGCCCGACCGGCTCGACGCGCTCGGCTCCATCACCCGGCTCGACCTGTCGGCCATCGACCGGATCGACACGGTCGGCGCGTGGATCGTCACCCGGACCGCCCGCGCGCAGGGCGCCGAGATCAGCGGCGCCAGCCCCGCGGCGCAGCAATTGCTCGACGCGCTGGCGACCGACACCAGCGAATTTCGCGTCCGTCCCGACCAGCGCCCGATGCTCTATCGGATGCTGGAACAGGTGGGCAGCGCCAGCGTCGCGATCTGGAACGAACTGGTCGGCATTGTCGATTTCTTTGGCGCGATGGTCGTCGCGCTTTTTCACCAGATTCGCGCGCGCCGCCGTCTGCGCTGGAACGCCATTGTCACCCGGTTTCAGGCCGTTGGCGTCGATGCCCTGCCGATTATCGGACTGATGAGCTTTTTGATCGGCATCGTTATCGCGCAGCAGGGCGCGGTTCAGCTGCGCCAGTTCGGGCTGGAAGTGTTCACGATCAACCTCGTCGGCCGCGCCTCGATTCGTGAACTGGGGCTGCTGATGACTGCGATCATGGTCGCGGGCCGATCGGGCAGCGCCTTTGCCGCGCAGATCGGCACAATGAAATTGACCGAAGAGGTGGACGCGATGCGGACCATCGGGGTTTCGCCGATGGAAGCCATTGTCCTGCCGCGCGTGGCGGCATCGACCATCACCATGCCGCTGCTTGGTTTTTACGCCAGCATTTGCGCGGTGATCGGCGGCGGCGCCTTTTGCTGGGTCGGCCTCGAAATTCCGCCGCTCACCTATATACAGCGATTGCGGGAAATCATCCCGATGACCGATGTGTGGATCATGCTGATCAAGGCGCCGGTGTTCGGCATATTGATCGGCGTCACCGGCTGTTATGAAGGCATGCAGGTGCGCCAGAATGCCGAAGAAGTCGGCAGCCGCACTACCTCTGCCGTGGTCGCCGCCATTTTCCTGGTCATCGTGCTCGATGCGATGTTCGCTGTTTTCTTTTCGTCGATCGGTTGGAACTGA
- a CDS encoding SLC13 family permease has protein sequence MTRTRFFGLIGGAFVFLLMLLLPAPEGMTLPAWRIAALTILMAIWWMTEALPLTVTALLPFLIVPFAGVMSAKDIASQYYDPILFLILGGAFLALAIERVGLHRRLALALLKLAPPTPTGLLFAFMAATAILSMLISNTSTTLIMVPIALAVLRAGGIEAADTRGFAGAVMMGIAFSASIGGLGTLVGSPTNAIAAGLIERALDLRIGFATWALYGVPVVVLAVPAAMLILARVQRLSEHPFDGKAASSALGHQAIWTTAERRVVPIVVLVVGLWMLQRLIEPLVPAGALTDGTIAVAGSLLLFTLPDGTGRPLLIWKEADRAPWGVIMLFGGGLALAAAITESGLAAWLGSVLAPLGSMPTLLLAAIIVGLTILITEFASNVATASGIMPVLAALIAATGADPILLALPVAMAASWGFMLPSGTGPNAIAWATEHIALPRMLKAGLALDILGVPLLVGTIWIIAMLG, from the coding sequence ATGACACGCACGCGGTTTTTCGGACTGATCGGCGGCGCGTTCGTCTTTCTTCTGATGCTTCTCCTGCCCGCACCCGAAGGCATGACGCTGCCCGCGTGGCGGATCGCGGCGCTCACCATCCTGATGGCGATCTGGTGGATGACCGAGGCGCTGCCGCTGACCGTAACCGCGCTGCTGCCGTTCCTGATCGTGCCCTTTGCCGGGGTGATGTCGGCGAAGGACATTGCCAGTCAATATTATGACCCGATTCTCTTTCTGATTCTGGGAGGCGCCTTTCTGGCGCTTGCTATCGAGCGGGTGGGGCTGCACCGGCGCCTCGCGCTCGCGCTGCTCAAGCTTGCCCCGCCGACGCCGACAGGGCTGCTGTTCGCCTTCATGGCCGCGACCGCGATTTTATCGATGCTGATTTCCAACACTTCGACCACGCTGATCATGGTGCCCATCGCGCTCGCCGTGCTGCGCGCCGGAGGGATAGAGGCAGCGGATACGCGCGGTTTTGCTGGCGCGGTGATGATGGGCATTGCTTTTTCAGCCTCGATCGGCGGCCTCGGCACCTTGGTCGGCAGCCCGACCAACGCCATCGCCGCGGGGCTGATCGAGCGCGCGCTCGACCTTCGCATCGGCTTTGCGACCTGGGCGCTGTATGGCGTGCCCGTTGTGGTCCTTGCCGTACCCGCTGCAATGCTCATCCTCGCACGGGTACAGCGGCTGAGCGAGCATCCTTTCGATGGAAAGGCGGCGTCCAGCGCGCTGGGACATCAGGCGATCTGGACGACCGCCGAACGGCGCGTCGTGCCGATTGTTGTTCTGGTCGTCGGCCTGTGGATGCTGCAGCGACTGATTGAGCCGCTCGTCCCGGCGGGCGCGCTCACCGATGGTACGATTGCCGTGGCGGGGAGCCTGTTGCTCTTCACCCTTCCCGACGGCACGGGGCGTCCGCTGCTGATCTGGAAAGAGGCTGACCGTGCCCCTTGGGGGGTGATCATGCTGTTCGGCGGGGGTCTTGCGCTGGCGGCGGCGATTACCGAAAGCGGGCTGGCCGCCTGGCTGGGCAGCGTGCTCGCGCCGCTGGGGTCGATGCCGACGCTTTTGCTCGCCGCGATCATCGTCGGCTTGACGATCCTGATCACCGAATTTGCGAGCAATGTCGCGACCGCGAGTGGCATCATGCCGGTGCTCGCCGCACTGATCGCCGCGACCGGGGCCGATCCGATCTTGCTCGCCCTACCCGTCGCCATGGCAGCAAGCTGGGGCTTTATGCTGCCGTCGGGCACCGGTCCCAACGCCATTGCCTGGGCGACCGAGCATATCGCCCTGCCCCGCATGCTGAAGGCTGGGCTTGCGCTCGATATATTGGGCGTGCCGCTGCTCGTCGGAACCATCTGGATCATCGCGATGTTGGGATGA
- a CDS encoding class I adenylate-forming enzyme family protein translates to MPSALDLRLEAAYNVITGPGGPIQVGTIERFGRELPFITNAPTNLVDYVAYFCAQHGDATFLVEGEERLSFKQVYAAARQVAAGLVEGHGVARGDRVALAMRNANAWCVAYIGILMAGGCATLLNGWWQGGELAAGITDSEAKLVIADPQRAARLEEVSHGAKVITLDIAKPISEAIAPITSGGSADTQLPALNGDDLATILFTSGSTGQSKGAYSRHRSVVQAIFNYVTQTASMVHLLTQDGLMSDIQPATLVCTPLFHVTAEIPVFMQSIALGRKLVLMPKWNAEEAMRLIQDEQVNYFVGVPLMSYEMLVHPNRSKYDLSTCKSYAAGGAPRPPEHVKRLAEGMDGGKPLLGYGLTETNAVGCGNLNENYLEKPLSTGPASKPLVDLAILDDQGEPLAQGQVGEVCIRSIANFEGYWNNEAATKAAFFDNGYFRTGDLGYLDEDGYLFIVDRKKDIIIRGGENISCQEVEAAIYEHPEASECAVFGLPDERLGEVVGAVVWMAPGSKVDAEGLSEFLKERLAPYKVPCRIWMASDALPKLGSEKIDKVSLRNQYREEYAAEVAA, encoded by the coding sequence ATGCCATCAGCGCTCGATCTGCGTCTGGAAGCCGCCTATAATGTGATCACCGGCCCGGGCGGGCCGATCCAGGTTGGAACCATCGAACGCTTTGGGCGCGAACTGCCCTTCATCACCAACGCGCCGACGAATCTGGTCGATTACGTCGCCTATTTTTGTGCGCAGCATGGCGATGCGACTTTCCTCGTCGAGGGCGAGGAACGCTTGAGTTTCAAACAAGTATATGCCGCCGCCCGGCAGGTCGCCGCGGGCCTTGTCGAAGGCCATGGCGTCGCGCGCGGCGACCGCGTCGCCCTCGCGATGCGCAACGCCAATGCCTGGTGCGTCGCCTATATCGGCATATTGATGGCGGGCGGCTGCGCGACCCTGCTCAACGGTTGGTGGCAGGGCGGCGAACTCGCCGCGGGCATTACCGACAGCGAGGCAAAGCTGGTGATCGCCGACCCGCAGCGCGCGGCGCGACTCGAGGAAGTGTCCCACGGTGCCAAGGTCATCACGCTCGACATCGCCAAGCCGATCAGCGAAGCCATCGCACCCATCACGTCGGGGGGCAGCGCGGACACGCAATTGCCTGCGCTCAACGGCGATGATCTTGCCACCATCCTCTTCACCTCGGGGTCGACGGGCCAGTCCAAGGGCGCCTATTCGCGCCACCGCTCGGTGGTGCAGGCGATCTTCAACTATGTGACGCAAACCGCGAGCATGGTGCATCTTTTGACGCAGGACGGGCTGATGTCCGACATCCAGCCCGCGACCCTGGTCTGCACCCCGCTGTTCCACGTCACCGCCGAAATTCCGGTGTTCATGCAAAGCATCGCGCTGGGCCGCAAATTGGTGCTGATGCCCAAATGGAATGCCGAAGAGGCGATGCGGCTGATTCAGGATGAACAGGTCAATTATTTCGTCGGCGTCCCCTTGATGAGCTATGAAATGCTCGTCCATCCGAACCGGTCGAAATATGATCTGTCGACGTGTAAAAGCTATGCCGCCGGGGGGGCGCCGCGTCCGCCCGAACATGTAAAGCGCCTTGCCGAAGGGATGGACGGGGGCAAGCCGCTGCTTGGCTATGGCCTCACCGAAACCAATGCGGTGGGCTGCGGCAACCTCAATGAAAATTATCTCGAAAAGCCGCTCTCGACCGGCCCGGCTTCCAAGCCGCTCGTCGATCTGGCGATCCTCGACGATCAGGGCGAACCGCTCGCCCAGGGGCAGGTTGGCGAAGTCTGCATCCGCTCGATCGCCAATTTCGAAGGCTATTGGAATAATGAGGCGGCGACCAAGGCGGCCTTTTTCGACAATGGCTATTTCCGCACCGGTGACCTCGGCTATCTCGACGAGGATGGCTATTTGTTCATCGTCGACCGCAAGAAAGACATCATCATCCGCGGCGGCGAAAATATCAGCTGCCAGGAAGTCGAAGCGGCGATTTACGAACATCCCGAGGCCAGCGAATGCGCGGTTTTCGGCCTGCCTGACGAGCGGCTGGGCGAAGTCGTCGGAGCGGTCGTGTGGATGGCGCCGGGCAGCAAGGTCGATGCCGAGGGCTTGAGCGAATTTCTGAAGGAGCGGCTTGCCCCCTATAAGGTGCCCTGTCGCATCTGGATGGCGAGCGATGCCCTGCCCAAATTGGGCAGCGAGAAAATCGACAAGGTCAGCCTGCGCAACCAATATCGCGAGGAATATGCCGCCGAAGTCGCGGCATAG
- a CDS encoding HAD family hydrolase, with protein sequence MNKPSPSLAPDYMHRVALYDMDRTITRSGTYSGFLIHVARRRQQWRLLLLPLVGLAGLAYMLRILTRSQLKAINLRLLVGKRFSRSEIVPLAESYADHVVAKGLHPAALEQIAADRAAGYRLLLATASFHLYVDAIARRLGIDDVLATRLDEPDGADHIHARLSGDNCYGEAKFARISEWMEGNAITRDAAHIRAYSDHVSDHPMLHFADEAVATTPSRKLRLLAPKMGWQVVDWRARK encoded by the coding sequence ATGAATAAGCCGTCGCCCTCGCTCGCGCCCGATTATATGCACCGCGTCGCCCTTTATGACATGGACCGGACGATCACTCGCTCGGGCACCTATAGCGGCTTTCTGATTCATGTCGCGCGACGGCGCCAGCAATGGCGGCTCCTCCTGCTGCCGCTCGTCGGGCTGGCGGGGCTGGCCTATATGCTGCGGATCCTCACCCGCTCGCAATTGAAGGCGATCAACCTTCGACTGCTTGTCGGCAAACGCTTCAGCCGCAGCGAGATTGTGCCGCTTGCTGAAAGCTATGCCGATCATGTTGTGGCCAAGGGGCTGCACCCCGCCGCGCTCGAACAAATCGCCGCCGACCGCGCGGCGGGCTATCGGCTGCTGCTCGCGACTGCATCCTTTCACCTTTATGTCGATGCCATTGCGCGGCGGCTGGGGATTGACGATGTGCTCGCCACCCGGCTCGACGAACCCGATGGCGCCGATCACATCCATGCGCGATTGTCGGGCGACAATTGCTATGGCGAGGCGAAATTTGCGCGGATCAGCGAATGGATGGAAGGCAATGCGATCACCCGCGATGCCGCCCATATCCGCGCCTATTCCGACCATGTTTCGGATCATCCGATGCTCCATTTCGCCGATGAGGCGGTGGCGACCACCCCGTCACGCAAATTGCGCCTGCTCGCGCCCAAAATGGGCTGGCAGGTCGTGGACTGGCGGGCGCGGAAATAG
- the lgt gene encoding prolipoprotein diacylglyceryl transferase gives MNFLLLLAEATQYVNFHDLMGENSEIAFSIFGFPIRWYALAYLAGIFLGYWYLLKLIAQPGAPMARRHADDMIFYAMLGIIIGGRLGYVLFYNLGAYLQDPLGIFRLWDGGMSLHGGVIGVLVAIWYVTKKEGLNFLRFCDYIACAVPFGLFLGRLANFVNGELWGRATDVPWAIIFPGSGTMDPRHPSQLYEAGLEGLLMMAILAFFFWRTDARYKPGFLVGMAAIIYGLSRFAVEFVREPDAQLGTLSWGLTMGQTLTLPMLIIGVWLVATAKGRRQRVEPIAGPDSIA, from the coding sequence ATGAATTTTCTTTTGCTACTAGCCGAAGCAACACAATATGTGAACTTCCATGATTTGATGGGAGAGAATAGCGAAATTGCGTTCAGCATCTTTGGATTCCCCATCCGCTGGTACGCCCTCGCCTATCTCGCGGGCATCTTCCTCGGCTATTGGTATCTGTTGAAGCTGATCGCGCAGCCCGGCGCCCCGATGGCGCGCCGCCACGCCGACGACATGATCTTTTACGCCATGCTGGGCATCATCATCGGCGGACGGCTCGGCTATGTGCTTTTCTATAATCTCGGCGCTTATCTGCAGGACCCGCTCGGGATTTTCCGCCTGTGGGACGGGGGCATGTCGCTGCATGGCGGGGTGATCGGCGTGCTGGTCGCCATCTGGTATGTGACGAAGAAGGAAGGGCTGAACTTCCTGCGCTTTTGCGATTATATCGCCTGCGCCGTGCCCTTTGGCCTCTTCCTCGGCCGCCTGGCCAATTTCGTCAATGGCGAGCTGTGGGGCCGCGCGACCGATGTGCCATGGGCGATCATCTTTCCCGGCAGTGGCACGATGGACCCGCGCCACCCCAGCCAGCTGTATGAAGCGGGGCTGGAAGGATTGCTGATGATGGCGATCCTCGCCTTTTTCTTCTGGCGCACCGATGCCCGCTACAAGCCCGGATTCCTCGTCGGGATGGCGGCCATTATCTATGGCCTCAGCCGTTTTGCGGTCGAATTTGTGCGCGAACCCGATGCACAATTGGGCACGCTGTCTTGGGGGCTGACCATGGGCCAGACGCTGACCCTTCCGATGCTGATCATCGGCGTGTGGCTGGTCGCCACCGCCAAGGGACGCCGCCAGCGCGTCGAGCCGATTGCGGGGCCCGACAGCATTGCCTGA
- a CDS encoding GNAT family N-acetyltransferase: protein MPPITLATLDDADDISRFAEASFTHTFAHLYDPADLAAFLAGWNPPERVRAQIADSAMDIALVRGEDGAIQGYIKMGPIDFDLPEGQPHEGATELHQLYVAPEAKGTGVAAALMQWGIDWARARASILYLSVFSDNPRAQAFYRRFGFTDVGRNAFRVGNHIDEDRIWRLDL, encoded by the coding sequence ATGCCCCCGATAACGCTTGCCACCCTTGACGATGCCGACGATATTTCCCGCTTTGCTGAGGCGAGCTTTACCCACACTTTCGCGCATCTTTACGACCCCGCCGATCTGGCGGCCTTTCTGGCGGGCTGGAACCCGCCCGAACGGGTGCGCGCGCAAATCGCCGATTCGGCGATGGATATTGCGCTGGTGCGCGGCGAGGATGGCGCCATTCAGGGCTATATCAAGATGGGGCCGATCGACTTTGACCTGCCTGAAGGCCAGCCACATGAAGGCGCAACCGAATTGCACCAGCTTTATGTCGCGCCCGAGGCCAAGGGCACCGGGGTTGCCGCTGCGCTGATGCAATGGGGCATCGACTGGGCGCGGGCACGCGCCTCGATCCTTTATCTGTCGGTGTTCAGCGACAATCCGCGCGCGCAGGCCTTTTACCGTCGCTTTGGTTTTACCGATGTCGGGCGCAACGCTTTTCGCGTCGGCAATCATATTGACGAGGATCGCATCTGGAGGCTCGACCTGTGA